From the genome of Candidatus Binatia bacterium:
GCCCCAGCGTCCCTACATGGTACCGGGCAACCTGCGCGATCAGCTGCTGTACCCTTATCCCGAGCGCAAGGTCGAAGACGACAAGATTCGGGCCATCGTCGAACGCGTGAACCTCTCCGACGTGTTCAACCGCGTGGACGGCGACCTCGATCGCGTTGTGGACTGGACCAACGTGCTTTCGATCGGCGAGCAGCAACGCGTTGCATTCGCGCGTCTCTTCCTTAGAGCCCCGCGTTTCGCTTTTCTCGATGAAGCCACAAGCGCCCTCGACGAAGACAACCAAGGCGCGCTCTACCACCTCCTGCGCGAGTCCGGCATCGGGTTCGTGAGCGTCGGTCACCGCCAGACCCTGGCTCAGTATCACGACCGCATCCTGCAGCTCGAGGGCGGCGGGGACTGGGAGATCCGGAATGCCGAAGCAGACGAAGCAGTGCACCCGCGCAGCGTCTCTCGCGTGCCGTCCTTGCCGATTGACGCGCGCGCAGGGCCCATTTTCACTATCGTTCGCGTAGAACCGCGTGCGTAGTTCTCCGATCTGACTGTCGCCCACAGGGTCCGCTACAATCCGTTGCATCACTGTCATGGCGAGCCTGAAGCACCAGGGGCTCGAAGGAGATCGAGATGCGACAAGTTCTGCTCATCCTTTTAGTGCTGCTGGTTATCGGCGGGCTTCCCAACTGGGGATACCACCAATACGGGTACGCGCCCTCCGGACTCGGAGGCACCGTTCTTCTCATACTGCTCGTTCTGTTGCTGACCGGAAGGCTCTGACGAATTTCACGGCGCGTGCGTCACG
Proteins encoded in this window:
- a CDS encoding DUF3309 family protein → MRQVLLILLVLLVIGGLPNWGYHQYGYAPSGLGGTVLLILLVLLLTGRL